The following coding sequences are from one Reyranella humidisoli window:
- a CDS encoding FAD-binding oxidoreductase yields MAVAAQARPLNVDATIAELKALYGDRVSTAHAVREQHGKDISYHEAHLPDAVVFAESTEEVQQIVQLCARHKTPIIPFGTGTSLEGHISAPNGGISLDVSRMNKILQVNEADLDVVVQPGVTRKQLNEYLRATGLFFPIDPGADASIGGMTSTRASGTNAVRYGTMRENVLSLQVVTPDGRIMQLGRRSRKSSAGYDLVKLFVGSEGTLGVITEITLRLYGTPESMVAATCAFDSLEGAVNTVIQTIQSGIPVARIELMDTYTVDTVNQYSKLTLPQKNLLLLEFHGTEAGTKEQAEMVQAIAAEHGGGDFAWTSQAEERSRMWQARHDAAWAAKAYKPGWGMWATDVCVPISKLAECILETQKDIQANGLYAPIVGHVGDGNFHLTMMVDPDDPTYLPRAEGLNDRMIARAQNLGGTCTGEHGVGIGKIKYLYQEHGEAMSLMRSIKKAIDPDNIMNPGKIIGPIN; encoded by the coding sequence ATGGCTGTAGCGGCCCAGGCGAGACCCCTCAACGTCGATGCCACGATCGCCGAGCTGAAGGCGCTGTACGGCGACCGGGTCAGCACCGCGCACGCCGTGCGCGAGCAGCACGGCAAGGACATTTCGTATCACGAAGCGCACCTGCCCGACGCCGTGGTGTTCGCCGAATCGACCGAGGAAGTGCAGCAGATCGTCCAGCTCTGCGCCCGCCACAAGACCCCGATCATCCCGTTCGGTACCGGCACCTCGCTGGAGGGCCATATCAGCGCCCCCAACGGCGGCATCTCGCTCGACGTCAGCCGCATGAACAAGATCCTGCAGGTCAACGAGGCCGACCTCGACGTGGTCGTGCAACCCGGCGTCACCCGCAAGCAGCTCAACGAATACCTGCGCGCGACCGGCCTGTTCTTCCCGATCGATCCCGGCGCCGACGCCTCGATCGGCGGCATGACCAGCACCCGCGCCTCGGGCACCAACGCCGTGCGCTACGGCACGATGCGCGAGAACGTGCTGTCGCTGCAGGTCGTGACACCCGACGGGCGGATCATGCAGCTCGGCCGCCGCTCGCGGAAATCGAGCGCGGGCTACGACCTGGTGAAGCTGTTCGTGGGCTCAGAGGGGACGCTGGGCGTCATCACTGAGATCACGCTACGCCTCTACGGCACACCGGAATCGATGGTCGCCGCGACTTGCGCCTTCGACAGTCTGGAGGGCGCGGTCAACACCGTGATCCAGACCATCCAGTCGGGCATCCCGGTGGCGCGCATCGAGCTGATGGACACCTACACCGTCGACACGGTGAACCAGTATTCCAAGCTCACGCTGCCGCAGAAGAACCTGCTGCTACTCGAGTTCCACGGCACCGAGGCCGGCACGAAGGAACAGGCCGAGATGGTGCAGGCCATCGCCGCCGAGCACGGCGGCGGCGACTTCGCCTGGACCAGCCAGGCCGAGGAGCGCAGCAGGATGTGGCAGGCCCGCCACGACGCGGCCTGGGCAGCCAAGGCCTACAAGCCGGGCTGGGGCATGTGGGCGACCGATGTCTGCGTGCCGATCAGCAAGCTCGCCGAGTGCATCCTCGAGACGCAGAAGGACATCCAGGCCAACGGCCTCTACGCCCCGATCGTCGGCCATGTCGGCGACGGCAACTTCCATCTCACCATGATGGTCGACCCCGACGACCCGACCTACCTGCCGCGAGCCGAAGGCCTCAACGACCGCATGATTGCCCGGGCGCAGAATCTCGGCGGCACCTGCACCGGCGAGCACGGCGTCGGCATCGGCAAGATCAAGTATCTCTACCAGGAGCACGGCGAGGCGATGTCGCTGATGCGCTCGATCAAGAAGGCGATCGACCCCGACAACATCATGAACCCGGGCAAGATCATCGGGCCGATCAATTGA
- a CDS encoding RidA family protein, with protein MSIKRINVGARMSSAVVHGDTVYLAGLTADDAKADVKVQTKQILDKVDKFLAEAGTDKSKVLSANIWLTDISTWSQMNEVWDAWVSPGNTPARATVEAKLAAPGLKVEIMIQAAK; from the coding sequence ATGAGCATCAAGCGCATCAACGTCGGCGCCCGCATGAGCAGCGCCGTGGTCCATGGCGACACGGTCTATCTCGCCGGCCTCACCGCCGACGACGCCAAGGCCGACGTGAAGGTCCAGACCAAGCAGATCCTCGACAAGGTCGACAAGTTCCTGGCCGAAGCCGGTACCGACAAGTCGAAGGTGCTCTCGGCCAACATCTGGCTGACCGACATCTCGACCTGGAGCCAGATGAACGAAGTGTGGGACGCCTGGGTCTCCCCCGGCAACACGCCCGCGCGTGCGACGGTCGAGGCGAAGCTCGCCGCCCCCGGCCTCAAGGTCGAGATCATGATCCAGGCCGCCAAGTAA
- a CDS encoding thiolase family protein, with the protein MRDVYMIGAYTTVFKKHPGLSFGDLAREAYMGTLADAGMDKGTDIETGWLGNCGMGFWGQNSIRGQALFQPLVEEGLFPARVPMFNVENACATASTAFMGAWKDVLAGTHELSFCLGVEKLFSPEAPERTAGLFNQGYITSQHDRLVEEMNRVGKMVGSEFKPGDDRTIFMDTYAMQAKWHMWKYGTTQAQIAAGAAKNHNYGALNEKAQYRFQMTPQSVLEDRPVSFPLTRAMCAPIGDGAAAALLCSKEYLDRLPKEVRDRAVKIAGVGFSGGMYRNLDEPGLTRAAADKAYKMAGIGPEDIDVAEVHDATSFCEIYQCEMLRFCPEGEGGKFVESGATGPGGKLPVNTSGGLVSKGHPVGATGLSMLAELATQLRGEAGDRQVKGAEVALAENGGGVIGMEEAVASVVILKKE; encoded by the coding sequence ATGCGCGACGTCTACATGATCGGCGCCTACACGACCGTCTTCAAGAAACACCCCGGCCTCAGCTTCGGCGACCTCGCCCGCGAGGCCTATATGGGGACCCTGGCCGATGCCGGCATGGACAAGGGAACGGACATCGAGACCGGCTGGCTGGGCAATTGCGGCATGGGCTTCTGGGGCCAGAACTCGATCCGCGGCCAGGCGCTGTTCCAGCCGCTCGTGGAGGAGGGCCTGTTCCCCGCGCGGGTGCCGATGTTCAACGTCGAGAATGCCTGCGCCACCGCCTCGACCGCCTTCATGGGCGCCTGGAAGGACGTGCTGGCGGGCACGCATGAGCTGTCCTTCTGCCTCGGCGTCGAGAAGCTGTTCAGCCCGGAGGCGCCCGAGCGCACAGCCGGTCTCTTCAACCAGGGCTACATCACCAGCCAGCACGACCGGCTGGTCGAGGAGATGAACCGGGTCGGCAAGATGGTGGGCTCCGAGTTCAAGCCGGGCGATGACCGCACCATCTTCATGGATACCTATGCCATGCAGGCCAAGTGGCACATGTGGAAGTACGGCACGACGCAGGCGCAGATCGCGGCCGGTGCGGCCAAGAACCACAATTACGGCGCGCTGAACGAGAAGGCGCAGTACCGCTTCCAGATGACGCCGCAGTCGGTGCTGGAGGACCGTCCCGTGTCCTTCCCGCTGACCCGCGCGATGTGCGCACCGATTGGCGACGGCGCAGCGGCGGCGCTGCTCTGCTCGAAGGAGTATCTCGACCGGCTGCCGAAGGAAGTACGGGACCGGGCCGTGAAGATCGCGGGAGTCGGCTTCTCCGGCGGCATGTACCGCAATCTGGACGAGCCGGGCCTGACGCGGGCGGCCGCCGACAAGGCCTATAAGATGGCGGGGATTGGGCCCGAGGACATCGACGTCGCCGAAGTCCACGACGCCACCAGCTTCTGCGAGATCTACCAGTGCGAGATGCTGCGCTTCTGCCCCGAGGGCGAGGGCGGCAAGTTCGTCGAGTCGGGCGCCACCGGCCCCGGCGGCAAGCTCCCGGTCAATACGTCGGGCGGCCTGGTCTCCAAGGGCCATCCGGTGGGCGCCACCGGCCTGTCGATGCTGGCCGAACTCGCCACGCAGCTGCGCGGCGAGGCCGGCGACCGTCAGGTGAAGGGCGCCGAAGTCGCGCTTGCCGAGAACGGCGGCGGCGTCATCGGCATGGAAGAGGCCGTGGCCTCGGTCGTGATTCTCAAGAAAGAGTAA
- a CDS encoding SDR family NAD(P)-dependent oxidoreductase — MTIRFDNRVAIVTGAGNGLGRAHALLLASRGAKVVVNDPGGAVDGKGGGHAAADKVVDEIKAAGGQAVANYDSVAEAATAANIVKTAVDAFGTVDIVVNNAGVLRDKTFHNMTTEDFEFVVKVHFLGTAYVTHAAWPILRAKAYGRIVVTSSNSGIYGTFGQSNYGGAKLAVVGFMNALRLEGQKYNIMMNALAPIAATRMTESLMTPEALAKLRPEFVSPMVAFLCSEQCQRTGDIWSAGAGTFARIEYREAEGLRIDGRAPTIEDVADNIEKIADVSASRVFRTSGEEVAAVVSGS, encoded by the coding sequence ATGACAATCCGCTTCGACAACCGCGTCGCCATCGTCACCGGCGCGGGCAATGGGCTCGGCCGCGCGCATGCGCTCCTGCTGGCCAGCCGTGGCGCCAAGGTAGTCGTGAACGATCCGGGCGGCGCGGTCGACGGCAAGGGTGGCGGTCATGCCGCGGCCGACAAGGTCGTGGACGAGATCAAGGCGGCGGGTGGCCAGGCCGTCGCCAATTACGACTCGGTCGCCGAAGCCGCGACCGCCGCCAACATCGTGAAGACCGCCGTCGATGCCTTCGGCACGGTCGACATCGTGGTGAACAATGCCGGCGTCCTGCGCGACAAGACCTTCCACAACATGACGACCGAGGATTTCGAGTTCGTCGTGAAGGTCCACTTCCTCGGCACCGCCTACGTGACCCATGCCGCCTGGCCGATTCTGCGCGCCAAGGCCTATGGCCGCATCGTCGTGACCTCCTCGAACTCGGGCATCTACGGCACCTTCGGCCAGTCCAACTATGGCGGCGCCAAGCTCGCCGTCGTGGGCTTCATGAACGCGCTCAGGCTCGAGGGCCAGAAGTACAACATCATGATGAACGCGCTGGCGCCGATCGCCGCCACGCGCATGACCGAGAGCCTGATGACGCCCGAGGCCCTGGCCAAGCTCAGGCCCGAGTTCGTCTCGCCGATGGTCGCCTTCCTGTGCAGCGAGCAGTGCCAGCGCACCGGCGACATCTGGAGTGCCGGCGCCGGCACCTTCGCGCGCATCGAGTATCGCGAGGCGGAGGGCCTGCGCATCGACGGTCGCGCGCCGACCATCGAGGACGTGGCCGACAATATCGAGAAGATCGCCGACGTCTCGGCCAGCCGCGTCTTCCGCACCTCCGGCGAGGAAGTCGCGGCCGTCGTGAGCGGCTCCTGA
- a CDS encoding RidA family protein — translation MSNIVRIDVGPRMSEAVTLGNRIYCSGMIPEDTSLDITGQVRQALAEIDSLLAKGGSDKTRILTATIWLSDISDFAAMNKVWDAWVVPGQTPARATVEARLNDPNMKVEIMVVAAI, via the coding sequence ATGAGCAACATTGTACGAATCGACGTCGGCCCGCGCATGAGCGAGGCCGTCACCCTGGGCAACCGCATCTACTGCTCGGGCATGATCCCCGAGGATACGAGCCTCGACATCACCGGCCAGGTCCGGCAGGCGCTGGCCGAGATCGACTCGCTGCTGGCCAAGGGTGGCAGCGACAAGACCAGGATCCTGACCGCCACGATCTGGCTGAGCGATATCTCGGATTTTGCCGCCATGAATAAAGTTTGGGACGCCTGGGTCGTGCCCGGCCAGACGCCGGCCCGCGCCACCGTCGAGGCCCGCCTGAACGACCCGAACATGAAGGTCGAAATCATGGTCGTCGCGGCGATATAG
- a CDS encoding flavodoxin domain-containing protein, protein MATILILVGTESGNAQMVADALQPVLAGAGHAVDVTDKAATAADLQAHDVLLVVCATHGSGDIPTNILPLVEALHRDRPDLSGHRYGVIALGDMTYQDTFCGGGKKVDEALERCGAKRVGDRLEVDASEQPLPDEEALTWIEGWKTKV, encoded by the coding sequence ATGGCCACGATCCTGATCCTGGTCGGCACCGAGTCGGGCAATGCCCAGATGGTGGCCGACGCGCTGCAACCCGTCCTGGCTGGAGCCGGGCACGCCGTCGACGTCACCGACAAGGCCGCGACCGCCGCCGACCTGCAGGCGCACGACGTGCTCCTTGTGGTCTGCGCCACCCACGGTTCCGGCGACATCCCGACCAACATCCTGCCGCTGGTCGAGGCCCTGCACCGCGACAGGCCCGACCTGTCGGGCCATCGCTACGGCGTCATCGCCCTGGGCGACATGACCTACCAGGACACGTTCTGCGGTGGCGGCAAGAAGGTCGACGAGGCGCTCGAACGCTGCGGCGCGAAGCGGGTCGGCGACCGCCTGGAGGTCGATGCCTCCGAACAGCCTCTGCCGGACGAGGAAGCCCTCACCTGGATCGAAGGCTGGAAGACGAAGGTCTGA
- a CDS encoding Calx-beta domain-containing protein: protein MANEASATGKIFQITSDGADITGFDPARDKLDLGPVTVHNGIIVDTPTGVGIMNPWSGEIAVVVGVSLGQLTIDSFVPIINDHLRECVSGALAWEHGIAANDHTVYARSHEIGQIDRVAFNPATDTVDFRYFGTREQIYMTNNPEGVVISNSGTGQALILLGVTTADLKAENFVFYFAEAREDRVALQLGFSSVPDSQIKPQGVPIAGTNNWPTGTGNGAPPSGEAGTTTIIDWHHGTNTAIAFDPSKDKLDFGWFKASEFSVKEVDGSTVISIEGNRQTYVLTGVSLAELDHNNIAARDATARAEWQELIDSAEGSAAVVPQLSIANGTLAEGNAGKSQMVFTVTLSQAATGPVSVGYTTGNGTATAGQDYASVVGTLTFAAGETAKTVNVDILGDTLVETNETFTLSLSSPTGATIARGQATGTIVNDDIDTQPATLPAISIADLSTREGNGEHNHFMFVVTLDKASSVPVTVQYKTVDGSAAAGVDYTASTGTVTFAPGTTSQMIHVDIKGDSIAEADETFTVMLSSPVGATIADGSGTGLITNDDGTAPVLPGLSVSDATRVEGNSGTAKLNFTVSLSQAATGPVTVQYGTANGTASAGSDYKAKSGTLTFAAGETSKTVSVTVSGDTAVEANETLTLNLSGASGATIADGSGAGTITNDDMAAPTGGTAVGYKVSDNWGAGFIGNMQVAAGGTALKGWTVEFDAAFAITNIWNAQIVSHIGDHYVIKNMSYNGTVGAHQETSFGFQATPGSDGTAATGFTLNGISSGSGTPASAPLLPSLSISDATRAEGDSGTAILDFTVSLSKAASGPVTVQYGTANDTASAGSDYTAKSGTLTFAAGEQCKVIQVPIAGDKLAEGNEKFTVTLTDAHGAAIGRGAATATINDDDAALASTSSPPVTNSTAYGTSSGDLEALMKVVDSWSGGFNAAVTIHNDGGAVSGWQLEIETQSEITSIWNAEIVSHDASGYVVRNAAWNGKVDADADVSFGFTATGPADPAKFDFLI from the coding sequence ATGGCGAACGAGGCAAGCGCGACCGGGAAGATCTTCCAGATCACGTCGGATGGCGCGGACATCACCGGCTTCGATCCGGCCCGGGACAAGCTCGATCTTGGCCCTGTCACCGTACATAACGGCATTATCGTCGATACCCCGACCGGCGTCGGGATCATGAATCCGTGGTCGGGCGAGATCGCGGTTGTCGTCGGCGTTTCGCTCGGTCAACTCACGATCGACAGCTTCGTGCCGATCATCAACGATCACCTGCGTGAATGCGTATCCGGTGCGCTTGCCTGGGAACATGGAATCGCGGCGAACGACCACACTGTCTATGCGCGCTCCCACGAGATCGGCCAGATCGACCGGGTCGCCTTCAACCCCGCCACCGACACCGTGGACTTCCGATACTTCGGTACCCGCGAACAGATCTATATGACCAACAATCCCGAAGGAGTGGTCATCTCCAATTCGGGAACGGGTCAGGCGTTGATTCTGCTGGGTGTCACGACCGCTGATCTGAAAGCCGAGAACTTCGTGTTCTATTTTGCGGAGGCCCGCGAGGACCGCGTTGCCCTGCAACTCGGCTTCAGTTCGGTTCCGGATTCGCAGATCAAGCCGCAAGGCGTGCCCATCGCCGGCACGAACAACTGGCCGACGGGCACCGGTAACGGGGCGCCTCCCTCCGGCGAGGCTGGAACGACCACCATTATCGACTGGCACCATGGCACCAACACCGCCATCGCCTTCGATCCGTCGAAGGACAAGCTCGATTTCGGCTGGTTCAAGGCCAGCGAATTCTCGGTGAAAGAGGTCGATGGCTCGACGGTCATCAGCATCGAGGGCAACCGCCAGACCTACGTTCTGACGGGCGTGTCGCTCGCCGAACTGGACCACAACAATATCGCTGCCCGCGACGCCACGGCACGTGCGGAATGGCAGGAGCTGATCGATTCGGCCGAGGGATCTGCGGCCGTCGTGCCGCAACTCTCGATCGCCAACGGCACTCTCGCCGAAGGTAATGCCGGCAAGAGCCAGATGGTTTTCACCGTCACGCTTTCGCAGGCAGCGACCGGCCCCGTTTCGGTCGGCTATACGACCGGGAACGGTACGGCCACTGCCGGCCAGGACTATGCATCGGTTGTTGGTACGCTGACGTTCGCGGCAGGCGAGACTGCCAAGACGGTCAACGTCGACATTCTGGGCGACACCCTCGTCGAGACCAACGAGACCTTCACCCTCTCGTTGTCGTCGCCCACGGGCGCCACGATTGCCAGGGGGCAGGCCACGGGCACCATCGTCAACGACGATATCGATACGCAGCCCGCCACGCTGCCGGCCATCTCCATCGCCGACCTGTCGACCAGGGAGGGTAACGGCGAGCACAACCATTTCATGTTCGTCGTGACGCTGGACAAGGCATCGTCCGTGCCGGTGACGGTGCAGTACAAGACCGTCGATGGCAGTGCGGCCGCCGGCGTGGACTACACGGCTTCCACGGGGACGGTGACGTTCGCGCCGGGCACGACCTCGCAGATGATCCACGTGGACATCAAGGGCGACAGCATCGCCGAGGCCGACGAGACATTTACCGTGATGCTGTCCTCGCCTGTCGGCGCCACGATTGCCGACGGCTCGGGTACCGGCTTGATCACCAACGACGATGGGACCGCTCCGGTCCTGCCAGGCCTGTCCGTATCGGATGCCACGCGGGTCGAGGGAAACTCGGGCACGGCCAAGCTCAACTTCACCGTCTCGCTGTCGCAGGCCGCCACGGGTCCGGTGACGGTTCAGTACGGCACCGCCAACGGCACGGCGAGTGCGGGTTCGGACTACAAGGCGAAGTCGGGCACGCTCACCTTCGCGGCGGGCGAGACCTCGAAGACGGTCTCGGTGACCGTGTCGGGCGACACCGCCGTCGAGGCGAACGAGACGCTGACGCTGAACCTCTCGGGCGCGAGCGGTGCCACGATTGCCGACGGCTCGGGCGCGGGCACGATCACCAACGACGACATGGCCGCCCCGACCGGCGGGACGGCCGTTGGTTACAAGGTCAGCGACAACTGGGGCGCAGGTTTCATCGGCAACATGCAGGTTGCCGCCGGCGGTACCGCCCTGAAAGGCTGGACCGTCGAGTTCGACGCGGCGTTTGCCATCACCAACATCTGGAACGCCCAGATCGTAAGCCACATTGGCGATCATTACGTCATCAAGAACATGTCCTATAACGGCACGGTCGGCGCCCATCAGGAGACAAGCTTCGGTTTCCAGGCAACGCCGGGCAGCGACGGGACGGCGGCCACGGGCTTTACGCTCAATGGCATATCGTCCGGCAGCGGGACGCCGGCATCCGCGCCGCTCCTGCCAAGCCTGTCGATATCGGATGCCACGCGGGCCGAGGGAGATTCGGGCACGGCCATCCTTGACTTCACCGTGTCACTGTCGAAGGCGGCCTCGGGGCCGGTGACGGTCCAGTACGGCACCGCCAACGACACGGCCAGTGCGGGGTCGGACTATACGGCAAAGTCGGGCACGCTCACCTTCGCGGCGGGCGAGCAGTGTAAGGTCATACAGGTGCCGATTGCCGGCGATAAGCTGGCCGAGGGCAACGAGAAGTTCACGGTCACGCTGACCGATGCTCATGGCGCCGCCATAGGACGCGGCGCTGCAACGGCCACCATCAACGACGACGATGCAGCGCTTGCATCGACATCGTCGCCGCCCGTCACCAATTCGACGGCATACGGCACGTCGAGTGGCGATCTGGAGGCCCTGATGAAGGTGGTGGATTCGTGGAGCGGCGGCTTTAACGCGGCCGTGACCATCCACAACGACGGGGGAGCCGTCTCCGGTTGGCAACTCGAAATCGAGACACAGAGCGAGATCACCAGCATATGGAATGCGGAGATCGTTTCACACGATGCCAGTGGCTATGTGGTCCGCAACGCCGCCTGGAACGGGAAGGTCGATGCAGACGCCGACGTGAGCTTCGGCTTCACCGCGACAGGACCGGCGGACCCGGCCAAGTTCGACTTCCTGATCTGA
- a CDS encoding adenylate/guanylate cyclase domain-containing protein gives MGRVFEAGIPVWRMYIGLQLVHPQLQAMGYLWRRGQPVETTARAYGVQFTPAYIGSPLQEVREGGAPVRYRLDSLTERHHEVLHDVRDGGGTDYFSLPMRIRRDGPLPVVAFATDRKEGFSDADIDDLTRLVDMMGAVTEMHIEESVAQTVAETYLGRQVGQRILNGMIRRGDGEEIRAVLWFSDLRDFTGLNERLPPDHVLELLNNYFQLVGDALAKHGGEILKFIGDGVMAYFPAEDALFMPMVTAAALEAARQLIDDAEAANEARATGGAEPIRFGIGLHVGTVTFGNIGTEDRLDFTVIGSAVNRASRLEGLTKALGVRVCASAEFNENCPSPMKSLGKHRLRGVREPVEIFTLPD, from the coding sequence ATGGGCCGCGTGTTCGAGGCGGGCATCCCGGTCTGGCGCATGTATATCGGCCTGCAGCTCGTCCATCCGCAGCTCCAGGCGATGGGCTATCTATGGAGGCGGGGCCAGCCCGTGGAAACGACCGCGCGGGCCTACGGTGTGCAGTTCACCCCCGCCTATATCGGCAGCCCCCTCCAGGAGGTGCGGGAGGGCGGGGCACCCGTGCGCTACCGGCTCGACAGCCTGACCGAGCGGCATCACGAGGTGCTGCACGATGTCAGGGACGGCGGCGGCACCGACTATTTCTCGCTGCCGATGCGCATCCGCCGCGACGGACCGCTGCCAGTTGTGGCCTTCGCCACCGACCGCAAGGAAGGCTTCAGCGACGCCGACATCGACGACCTGACGCGGCTCGTGGACATGATGGGTGCGGTCACCGAGATGCACATCGAGGAGAGCGTCGCCCAGACCGTGGCGGAGACCTATCTGGGCCGCCAGGTCGGCCAGCGCATCCTGAACGGCATGATCCGGCGCGGCGACGGCGAGGAGATCCGCGCGGTGCTGTGGTTCTCCGACCTGCGCGATTTCACCGGCCTCAACGAGCGCCTGCCGCCCGACCACGTGCTGGAGCTGCTGAACAACTACTTCCAGCTCGTCGGCGATGCGCTGGCCAAGCATGGCGGCGAGATCCTGAAATTCATCGGCGACGGCGTGATGGCCTACTTCCCGGCCGAGGACGCGCTGTTCATGCCGATGGTGACGGCCGCCGCGCTCGAGGCGGCGCGGCAGCTCATCGACGATGCCGAGGCCGCCAACGAGGCGCGCGCCACGGGGGGCGCCGAGCCGATCAGGTTCGGCATCGGGCTCCATGTCGGCACGGTGACCTTCGGCAACATCGGCACGGAGGACCGGCTCGACTTCACCGTCATCGGCTCCGCCGTCAACCGCGCGTCGCGGCTGGAAGGCCTCACCAAGGCGCTGGGCGTCCGCGTCTGTGCCTCCGCCGAGTTCAACGAGAACTGCCCGAGCCCGATGAAGTCGCTGGGCAAACACCGCCTGCGCGGCGTCCGCGAACCGGTCGAGATCTTCACGCTGCCGGATTGA